One genomic region from Ochotona princeps isolate mOchPri1 chromosome 5, mOchPri1.hap1, whole genome shotgun sequence encodes:
- the TMEM37 gene encoding voltage-dependent calcium channel gamma-like subunit isoform X1, producing MGSGTFSPACWRERLVNKECDEEVQRLWGPQRKPRRSFFEAFIRTLIITCATLAVVISSVSICDGRWLLAEDRLFGLWHFCTATNQTGLHCLRDLSQSQVPGLAVGMILARSMATLAVVAAIFGLEMLMVSQVCKDRHARSRWAVGSRLLLAAFVLSGGGLLTFVNLLRNQATFIGFTLTFWCEFTASFLFFLNGISGLHVNSITQPWG from the exons ATGGGATCTGGAACATTCAGTCCAGCCTGTTGGAGAGAGAGACTTGTAAACAAGGAATGCGATGAGGAA GTGCAGAGGCTGTGGGGCCCCCAGAGGAAGCCCCGCCGATCTTTCTTTGAAGCCTTCATCCGGACCCTCATCATAACCTGTGCGACGCTGGCTGTGGTTATCTCTTCAGTCTCCATCTGTGATGGGCGCTGGCTTCTGGCTGAGGACCGTCTCTTCGGGCTGTGGCACTTCTGCACCGCCACCAACCAAACTGGGCTGCACTGCCTCCGAGACCTGAGTCAGAGCCAGGTGCCCGGGCTGGCTGTGGGCATGATCCTGGCCCGCAGCATGGCCACCCTGGCCGTGGTGGCTGCCATCTTTGGCCTGGAGATGCTCATGGTGTCTCAGGTGTGCAAGGATAGGCACGCACGGTCCAGGTGGGCTGTGGGCTCCAGGCTGCTTCTGGCCGCCTTCGTGCTGTCTGGCGGGGGGCTTCTGACTTTCGTGAACCTGCTCAGGAACCAGGCCACGTTCATCGGCTTCACCTTGACCTTCTGGTGCGAATTTACCgcctccttcctctttttcctgaACGGCATCAGCGGCCTGCATGTCAACAGCATCACCCAGCCCTGGGGCTAG
- the TMEM37 gene encoding voltage-dependent calcium channel gamma-like subunit isoform X3, with amino-acid sequence MTAVGVQVQRLWGPQRKPRRSFFEAFIRTLIITCATLAVVISSVSICDGRWLLAEDRLFGLWHFCTATNQTGLHCLRDLSQSQVPGLAVGMILARSMATLAVVAAIFGLEMLMVSQVCKDRHARSRWAVGSRLLLAAFVLSGGGLLTFVNLLRNQATFIGFTLTFWCEFTASFLFFLNGISGLHVNSITQPWG; translated from the exons ATGACTGCCGTCGGCGTGCAG GTGCAGAGGCTGTGGGGCCCCCAGAGGAAGCCCCGCCGATCTTTCTTTGAAGCCTTCATCCGGACCCTCATCATAACCTGTGCGACGCTGGCTGTGGTTATCTCTTCAGTCTCCATCTGTGATGGGCGCTGGCTTCTGGCTGAGGACCGTCTCTTCGGGCTGTGGCACTTCTGCACCGCCACCAACCAAACTGGGCTGCACTGCCTCCGAGACCTGAGTCAGAGCCAGGTGCCCGGGCTGGCTGTGGGCATGATCCTGGCCCGCAGCATGGCCACCCTGGCCGTGGTGGCTGCCATCTTTGGCCTGGAGATGCTCATGGTGTCTCAGGTGTGCAAGGATAGGCACGCACGGTCCAGGTGGGCTGTGGGCTCCAGGCTGCTTCTGGCCGCCTTCGTGCTGTCTGGCGGGGGGCTTCTGACTTTCGTGAACCTGCTCAGGAACCAGGCCACGTTCATCGGCTTCACCTTGACCTTCTGGTGCGAATTTACCgcctccttcctctttttcctgaACGGCATCAGCGGCCTGCATGTCAACAGCATCACCCAGCCCTGGGGCTAG
- the TMEM37 gene encoding voltage-dependent calcium channel gamma-like subunit isoform X2: protein MTAVGVQVARGPWAPARGSCPVQRLWGPQRKPRRSFFEAFIRTLIITCATLAVVISSVSICDGRWLLAEDRLFGLWHFCTATNQTGLHCLRDLSQSQVPGLAVGMILARSMATLAVVAAIFGLEMLMVSQVCKDRHARSRWAVGSRLLLAAFVLSGGGLLTFVNLLRNQATFIGFTLTFWCEFTASFLFFLNGISGLHVNSITQPWG, encoded by the exons ATGACTGCCGTCGGCGTGCAGGTAGCCCGGGGCCCGTGGGCGCCCGCGCGGGGGAGCTGCCCG GTGCAGAGGCTGTGGGGCCCCCAGAGGAAGCCCCGCCGATCTTTCTTTGAAGCCTTCATCCGGACCCTCATCATAACCTGTGCGACGCTGGCTGTGGTTATCTCTTCAGTCTCCATCTGTGATGGGCGCTGGCTTCTGGCTGAGGACCGTCTCTTCGGGCTGTGGCACTTCTGCACCGCCACCAACCAAACTGGGCTGCACTGCCTCCGAGACCTGAGTCAGAGCCAGGTGCCCGGGCTGGCTGTGGGCATGATCCTGGCCCGCAGCATGGCCACCCTGGCCGTGGTGGCTGCCATCTTTGGCCTGGAGATGCTCATGGTGTCTCAGGTGTGCAAGGATAGGCACGCACGGTCCAGGTGGGCTGTGGGCTCCAGGCTGCTTCTGGCCGCCTTCGTGCTGTCTGGCGGGGGGCTTCTGACTTTCGTGAACCTGCTCAGGAACCAGGCCACGTTCATCGGCTTCACCTTGACCTTCTGGTGCGAATTTACCgcctccttcctctttttcctgaACGGCATCAGCGGCCTGCATGTCAACAGCATCACCCAGCCCTGGGGCTAG